A stretch of the Rhizomicrobium sp. genome encodes the following:
- a CDS encoding Rrf2 family transcriptional regulator: protein MLSNKAKYAFKAMFALSRLAPGQLLQAWDIATEENISKKFLDLILLELRGQGLVRTVRGQHGGYALAKPPSEITLGQIVRIIDGPLAPIACASVTAYRRCKDCKDESNCLVRQSMRRVRDAASDVLDHTTLASALLMERARKPAKKAKRRAA from the coding sequence ATGCTGTCCAACAAAGCCAAATACGCCTTCAAGGCGATGTTCGCGCTCTCGCGCCTCGCACCGGGGCAGCTTCTGCAGGCGTGGGACATCGCGACTGAGGAAAACATCTCCAAGAAGTTCCTCGATCTCATTCTCCTGGAGCTCCGCGGACAGGGCCTGGTCCGCACCGTACGCGGCCAGCACGGCGGCTATGCGCTCGCAAAGCCGCCGAGCGAGATTACGCTCGGACAAATCGTACGGATCATCGACGGCCCCCTGGCGCCCATCGCCTGCGCGAGCGTCACCGCCTATCGCCGCTGCAAGGATTGCAAGGACGAATCGAATTGCCTGGTCCGCCAGAGCATGCGTCGCGTGCGTGACGCCGCGTCCGACGTTCTGGACCACACGACTCTGGCGAGTGCGCTTTTGATGGAGCGGGCCCGGAAGCCCGCCAAAAAGGCGAAGCGCCGCGCCGCCTGA
- a CDS encoding SDR family NAD(P)-dependent oxidoreductase produces MAAQSILIVGVGAREGLGAALAKRFLDGGFSVAIAGRNASKLEETAKALGGDVEALVGDAANAADVARFVAAANRRAPLAVVIHNAGSNQPAPFLKVTPETFEQHWREHALGGFHVAQAALPVLLDNGGGSLFFTGASGSLRGKANFAPFAAAKAALRALAQSIAREYGPKNIHVGHIVIDGGIGGERLLSRAPQLREQRGVDGLLAIDAIAETYWALHHQHRSAWTLELDLRPWAETF; encoded by the coding sequence ATGGCGGCGCAAAGCATACTGATCGTCGGCGTCGGTGCCCGTGAGGGTCTGGGCGCGGCTCTTGCCAAGCGGTTCCTTGATGGCGGGTTTTCCGTTGCGATTGCAGGCCGCAACGCGTCGAAGCTGGAAGAGACCGCGAAGGCACTGGGCGGCGATGTCGAGGCCTTGGTCGGCGACGCGGCCAATGCCGCCGATGTGGCGCGCTTCGTCGCCGCCGCCAACCGGCGCGCGCCCTTGGCAGTGGTCATCCACAATGCCGGCAGCAACCAGCCGGCGCCGTTCCTGAAAGTCACGCCGGAGACGTTCGAGCAGCATTGGCGCGAGCACGCGCTGGGCGGATTCCATGTCGCGCAGGCGGCCCTTCCGGTATTGCTCGACAATGGCGGCGGCTCGCTCTTCTTCACCGGCGCGTCCGGCAGCCTGCGGGGCAAGGCGAACTTCGCGCCCTTTGCCGCGGCAAAGGCCGCTTTACGGGCCCTGGCGCAGAGCATCGCGCGAGAATACGGACCCAAGAACATCCATGTCGGCCATATCGTGATCGACGGCGGCATCGGCGGCGAGAGGCTCCTGTCGCGTGCGCCGCAGCTACGCGAGCAGCGTGGGGTGGACGGCCTGCTCGCCATCGATGCGATCGCCGAAACCTACTGGGCTCTGCATCACCAGCACCGCAGCGCCTGGACGCTCGAGCTCGATCTGCGGCCATGGGCCGAGACCTTTTGA
- a CDS encoding DOPA 4,5-dioxygenase family protein produces MTQSWDPDLQIIQGFHAHVYFTPQTRPAAARLREAVGQTFAVTLGRWHDAPVGPHSQPMYQIAFAREDFGRLVPWLMLKREGLSVLVHPVTGDDYGDHATSCLWLGPPLPLHLDVLRQAREA; encoded by the coding sequence ATGACGCAATCATGGGATCCCGACCTGCAGATCATCCAGGGCTTCCACGCCCACGTATATTTCACGCCGCAAACCAGGCCGGCCGCCGCCCGGCTGCGCGAGGCGGTCGGACAGACCTTCGCTGTGACGCTCGGCCGCTGGCATGACGCGCCGGTCGGGCCACACAGCCAACCGATGTACCAGATCGCCTTCGCACGCGAAGACTTCGGCCGACTCGTGCCTTGGCTGATGCTGAAGCGCGAAGGCTTGAGCGTCCTCGTGCATCCGGTGACGGGCGACGACTATGGAGACCATGCGACCTCCTGCCTCTGGCTCGGACCGCCGCTGCCGCTTCATCTCGATGTGTTGAGACAGGCGCGCGAGGCGTGA
- the epsC gene encoding serine O-acetyltransferase EpsC: MDTGTLDAVVAELRRSREITHNIREGGIPRRLPSATAIAEIVESLSAVLFPTHYGQPELTGERIDGFVRGVLEDTLAALQEQIRRAHPVTGDAPERDAADRVTGDIVRAFAARLPAIRALLVGDLQAAYEGDPAATTVTEILLGYPGMVAVIHYRLARALHLLGAPLIARLISNIAHSRTGIDIHPGAEIGASFFIDHGTGVVIGETAILGDRVRLYQAVTLGAKRFPVGRDGILVKGVARHPIVEDDVVIYAGATILGRITIGRGSTIGGNVWLTQSVPPGSNITQAQTRDV, from the coding sequence GTGGACACCGGAACGCTCGATGCCGTCGTCGCCGAACTGCGCCGATCCCGCGAGATCACCCACAACATCCGCGAGGGGGGCATCCCCCGGCGGCTTCCCTCCGCCACGGCCATCGCCGAGATCGTCGAAAGCCTGTCCGCCGTGCTTTTCCCCACGCATTACGGCCAGCCGGAGCTCACCGGCGAACGCATCGACGGCTTCGTCCGCGGCGTGCTGGAGGACACGCTGGCGGCGTTGCAGGAACAGATTCGCCGCGCCCATCCCGTTACCGGCGACGCGCCGGAGCGCGACGCGGCCGACCGCGTGACCGGCGATATCGTCAGGGCCTTTGCGGCGCGGCTTCCCGCGATCCGCGCGCTGCTGGTGGGCGATCTGCAAGCGGCTTATGAAGGCGATCCGGCGGCAACGACGGTCACGGAAATCCTGCTTGGCTATCCCGGCATGGTGGCCGTCATCCATTACCGGCTGGCGCGCGCACTCCATCTCCTCGGCGCGCCGCTCATTGCGCGGCTGATCTCCAACATCGCCCATTCCCGGACCGGCATCGATATCCATCCCGGCGCCGAGATCGGTGCGAGTTTCTTCATCGATCACGGCACCGGCGTGGTGATCGGCGAGACGGCGATCCTCGGCGACCGGGTGCGGCTCTATCAGGCCGTCACGCTGGGCGCCAAGCGCTTTCCGGTCGGCCGCGACGGCATATTGGTCAAGGGCGTCGCACGCCACCCCATCGTGGAAGACGACGTCGTGATCTACGCCGGCGCGACGATCCTGGGACGCATCACCATCGGCCGCGGCTCGACGATCGGCGGCAATGTATGGCTGACCCAAAGCGTGCCGCCGGGAAGCAACATCACCCAGGCCCAGACGCGCGATGTTTGA
- a CDS encoding TauD/TfdA family dioxygenase: MGLHEKIEDIELEYRPVAGRIGAEILGVKLGGDLEARTVAAIRKALFKHKVIFFRDQHDLTDAQQEAFGKLLGNLVPHPTVPKIEGTESALNIVSDGTYAANQWHTDVTFVDAYPLASILRAVHLPPKGGDTVWANTAAAYEHLPVPLRELADKLWALHTNAFDYAAARPDASADRVKHHRNVFASTVYETEHPLVRVHPETGERTLLLGNFAQKIIGLNRDDSARLIAIFQDHITRLENTVRWHWALGDVAIWDNRATQHYGIGDFTERRELHRVTIDGDVPVGIDGTSSVTRRKEVKAPDLQHAAE; this comes from the coding sequence ATGGGTTTGCATGAGAAGATCGAAGACATCGAACTGGAGTACCGCCCCGTCGCCGGGCGGATCGGCGCCGAAATTCTGGGGGTCAAGCTCGGCGGCGACCTTGAGGCGCGCACCGTCGCTGCCATCCGCAAGGCGCTGTTCAAGCATAAGGTGATATTTTTCCGCGATCAGCACGATCTGACGGATGCGCAGCAGGAAGCCTTTGGCAAGCTGCTGGGCAATCTTGTGCCGCATCCGACCGTTCCAAAGATCGAGGGAACGGAAAGCGCGCTGAACATCGTCTCCGACGGTACCTATGCCGCGAACCAGTGGCATACCGACGTGACCTTCGTGGACGCTTATCCGCTCGCGTCGATCCTGCGCGCCGTGCATCTGCCGCCGAAGGGCGGCGACACGGTGTGGGCCAACACGGCCGCCGCCTATGAGCACCTGCCGGTGCCGCTGCGCGAGCTGGCGGACAAGCTCTGGGCACTGCACACCAATGCGTTCGACTATGCCGCCGCCCGCCCCGACGCGTCGGCAGACCGCGTGAAGCATCACAGGAATGTCTTTGCTTCCACGGTCTACGAGACCGAGCATCCGCTGGTCCGCGTCCATCCGGAGACGGGAGAGCGCACGCTGCTGCTCGGAAATTTCGCGCAGAAGATCATCGGGCTCAACCGCGACGACTCCGCGCGTCTCATCGCCATTTTCCAGGACCACATCACGCGGCTGGAGAACACGGTACGCTGGCATTGGGCGCTGGGCGACGTCGCGATCTGGGACAATCGTGCCACCCAGCACTACGGCATCGGCGATTTCACCGAGAGGCGCGAGCTGCATCGCGTGACGATCGACGGCGACGTGCCCGTCGGGATCGATGGCACGTCCAGCGTGACGCGTCGCAAGGAGGTCAAGGCGCCAGACCTCCAGCACGCGGCGGAATGA
- a CDS encoding histidinol-phosphate transaminase, translating to MSDDPALTRRVWLGGASAAGLMLGGRAGAVASANPVRLSLNENPLGPSPQARAAIERELGQVARYVGVEARGLERQIAAREGVAPDQIILGEILDSLGLQLALAGGPGGEFIYSRPGYTALVDAVAPGGGVVVGVPLDAQLANDLPAIAGRVGPRTRAVYLVNPHNPTGTVGDAGRFKDFVRGAAARTTVIVDEAYLEFDDDFAGRTAVGLTREGANVIVFRTFGKIYGLAGLSIGYAVAPGPLALSLKKKGLGDPHTLNRLAIAAASASLGDEAYVATLRQKVAAERRTWHALLDRLRLRRTDARGNFVFFETRRPHAAFAADMLGQGIEIARAFPPLDAWARISIGLPEENERARDAVRAILG from the coding sequence ATGTCAGATGATCCTGCGCTCACACGCCGCGTTTGGCTTGGAGGAGCATCCGCCGCCGGACTGATGCTTGGCGGCCGGGCCGGTGCCGTCGCATCTGCAAATCCCGTCCGGTTGTCGCTGAACGAGAATCCATTGGGCCCGTCGCCGCAGGCGCGCGCCGCGATCGAGCGCGAGCTTGGTCAGGTTGCCCGCTATGTGGGCGTGGAGGCGCGCGGGCTCGAACGGCAGATCGCGGCGCGGGAAGGCGTCGCGCCCGATCAGATCATCCTGGGAGAGATTCTCGACAGCTTGGGGCTCCAGCTCGCTCTCGCCGGCGGGCCGGGCGGCGAGTTCATCTATTCCCGGCCCGGCTATACCGCGTTGGTCGATGCGGTCGCGCCGGGCGGCGGCGTGGTCGTCGGCGTTCCGCTCGACGCACAGCTGGCGAATGATCTGCCGGCCATCGCCGGCCGTGTCGGGCCGCGGACGCGCGCCGTCTATCTCGTCAATCCGCACAATCCCACGGGCACGGTCGGCGATGCCGGTCGGTTCAAGGACTTCGTCCGCGGGGCCGCCGCACGAACGACGGTGATCGTGGATGAGGCCTATCTGGAGTTCGACGACGATTTCGCCGGGCGGACCGCCGTCGGCCTGACGCGGGAAGGCGCCAACGTCATCGTGTTTCGCACCTTTGGCAAGATCTACGGCCTGGCGGGTCTATCGATCGGCTATGCCGTCGCGCCAGGGCCGCTGGCCCTGTCGCTCAAGAAGAAGGGACTGGGCGATCCGCACACGCTCAATCGCCTTGCGATCGCCGCAGCATCCGCGAGTCTCGGGGACGAAGCCTATGTCGCGACGCTACGCCAGAAGGTGGCGGCGGAGCGGCGCACCTGGCATGCCCTTCTCGATCGGCTGCGCCTTCGCCGCACCGACGCACGCGGCAACTTCGTGTTCTTCGAGACCAGACGGCCGCACGCGGCGTTTGCCGCAGACATGCTGGGGCAGGGTATCGAGATCGCGCGCGCCTTTCCGCCGCTCGACGCGTGGGCCCGCATCAGCATCGGCCTGCCGGAAGAAAACGAGCGCGCGAGAGACGCGGTGCGCGCGATCCTTGGCTAG
- a CDS encoding LLM class flavin-dependent oxidoreductase, whose protein sequence is MSSTRQLKLGAFMRPVGIHTAWWLYPGAWPDANFNLKHLVRLIQKLEQGKFDAFFMADHLAVLNMPMSALKRSATVTSFDPLTLLPALAMVTERIGLVATASTTYNEPYHVARKFASLDHISGGRAGWNLVTSGNPTEAWNFGLEEHWEHDTRYRRAREFFDVVTGLWDSWADDAFIRDTQNAIYFDPEKLHVLDHKGEFLKVRGPLNVGRPIQGWPVIVQAGASEAGKQIAAETAEVIFAAGGRLADAQRFYADVKGRLDRLGRPRDHLKVLPGALVVVGDTDAEAHRKRELLDSLVHPDSGLPNLSMRLGTDVSGFDLDGPLPSDLPETNASQSGRQALIDRARRDNLTVRELARIVGAYGGLAFVGTPKTIADRMEEWLLTNACDGFNIMFPTVPQGLDDFVDLVVPELQRRGIFRREYEGTTLRENLGLPRPENRFFAKPAERVSA, encoded by the coding sequence ATGAGCAGCACACGGCAATTGAAGCTCGGCGCCTTCATGCGGCCCGTCGGAATCCACACCGCCTGGTGGCTCTACCCGGGCGCCTGGCCGGATGCCAATTTCAACCTGAAGCATCTGGTGCGGCTGATTCAAAAGCTCGAGCAGGGGAAATTCGACGCCTTCTTCATGGCCGATCACCTGGCGGTGCTGAACATGCCGATGTCGGCGCTGAAGCGCAGCGCGACGGTGACGTCGTTCGATCCGCTCACCCTGCTGCCGGCGCTGGCGATGGTGACGGAGCGCATCGGCCTCGTCGCCACGGCCTCGACAACCTACAACGAGCCCTATCACGTCGCGCGCAAATTCGCGTCGCTCGATCACATCAGCGGCGGACGCGCGGGATGGAACCTCGTCACGTCCGGCAACCCGACGGAAGCGTGGAATTTCGGGCTGGAGGAGCATTGGGAGCACGACACCCGCTACCGCCGCGCGCGTGAGTTCTTCGACGTGGTGACCGGGCTGTGGGACAGCTGGGCGGACGATGCCTTCATCCGCGACACGCAGAATGCGATCTATTTCGATCCCGAGAAGCTGCACGTCCTCGACCACAAGGGCGAATTCCTGAAGGTGCGCGGCCCGCTCAATGTCGGCCGCCCGATCCAGGGCTGGCCGGTGATCGTGCAAGCCGGCGCATCCGAGGCCGGCAAGCAGATCGCTGCCGAAACGGCCGAGGTGATCTTCGCCGCCGGCGGGCGTCTGGCCGATGCGCAGCGTTTCTATGCGGACGTGAAGGGCCGGCTCGACAGGCTGGGGCGGCCGCGCGACCACCTGAAAGTTCTGCCGGGCGCGCTGGTCGTGGTCGGTGACACGGACGCGGAGGCACACCGGAAACGGGAGCTGCTGGACAGCCTCGTCCATCCGGACAGCGGACTGCCGAATCTGTCGATGCGGCTGGGTACGGACGTTTCCGGCTTCGACCTCGACGGGCCGCTGCCGTCGGACCTGCCCGAGACCAATGCCAGCCAGAGCGGCCGCCAGGCGCTGATCGACCGCGCCCGGCGGGACAACCTGACCGTCCGCGAGCTGGCGCGTATCGTGGGCGCCTATGGCGGGCTTGCGTTCGTCGGCACGCCCAAGACGATCGCCGACCGGATGGAAGAGTGGCTGCTGACCAACGCCTGCGACGGATTCAACATCATGTTCCCCACGGTGCCGCAAGGGCTGGATGACTTCGTGGACCTGGTCGTGCCGGAGCTGCAGCGCCGCGGCATCTTCCGACGCGAGTACGAAGGCACGACCCTGCGCGAGAACCTCGGCCTGCCGCGGCCGGAGAACCGCTTCTTCGCCAAGCCGGCCGAGCGGGTATCAGCATGA
- a CDS encoding MFS transporter, translating to MVWCRPAWRVAVDTTAWKRDARQPVGRLLAFSALGIPLAAVFLPLGVYLPPFYAQTMGLGLGTVGIVFMASRLWNALCDPLIGLLSDHTRSRFGRRKPWIAAGAVIFIAAVVAVYWPPQHLTAFHLGLALFALYLGWTMIGTPLAAWASELAAGYHERSRVQTFLQTGGALGLVLTLLLPALVDQFVARGEFEKIAAMGAFAIVTFVPAVLFLLTRFREPPRPPAPSSASTLAALRTFATNPLVLRVMASDFFVATGQGIRGALFVFFVSAYMGLPKWASLLFLLQFVFGVFAAPLWLRVGYRFGKHQTVVLGEIAQIAINLGLLFIAPGRFWPLLALTVAQGFAQGSGNLMLRSIVSDLADDHRLKTGKEQSGLLFSIFNVTNNAAAAAAVGIAYPLIAFFGFTPGRANSHAALSALAVLFAVGPALGHLFSAVLIWRFPLDERRHAELRIALEERGRADYLGRAEPFPQALN from the coding sequence ATGGTATGGTGCCGGCCGGCATGGAGGGTCGCGGTGGATACGACGGCGTGGAAGAGGGACGCGAGGCAACCCGTCGGGCGTCTGCTCGCTTTTTCCGCGCTCGGGATACCGCTCGCAGCCGTGTTCCTTCCGCTGGGCGTCTATCTGCCGCCTTTTTATGCCCAGACCATGGGACTCGGGCTTGGCACGGTCGGTATCGTCTTCATGGCGAGCCGCTTGTGGAATGCGCTATGCGATCCGCTGATCGGCCTCCTGTCCGACCATACGCGCAGCCGCTTCGGGCGCCGCAAGCCCTGGATCGCGGCGGGCGCCGTGATTTTCATCGCGGCGGTCGTCGCGGTCTATTGGCCGCCGCAACATCTGACCGCGTTTCACCTCGGCTTGGCGCTGTTTGCGCTCTATCTCGGCTGGACGATGATCGGCACGCCGCTTGCCGCCTGGGCGAGCGAACTGGCCGCCGGCTATCACGAACGCAGCCGCGTCCAGACCTTCCTGCAAACGGGCGGCGCACTCGGGCTGGTCTTGACCTTGCTCCTGCCGGCGCTGGTCGACCAGTTCGTGGCGCGGGGCGAGTTCGAGAAGATCGCGGCGATGGGCGCCTTCGCCATCGTCACTTTCGTACCGGCCGTCCTGTTCCTGCTGACTCGCTTTCGCGAGCCGCCGCGTCCGCCCGCGCCGTCAAGCGCCTCCACGCTGGCGGCGCTTCGGACGTTCGCCACCAATCCGCTTGTTCTGCGCGTCATGGCTTCCGATTTCTTCGTCGCGACGGGGCAGGGGATCCGTGGCGCGCTCTTCGTCTTCTTCGTCAGCGCCTATATGGGCTTGCCGAAATGGGCGAGCCTCCTATTCCTGCTGCAATTCGTGTTCGGCGTCTTCGCCGCGCCGCTATGGCTGCGTGTCGGCTACCGCTTCGGCAAGCATCAGACCGTGGTGCTGGGAGAAATCGCCCAGATCGCGATCAATCTCGGTCTGCTTTTCATCGCGCCGGGCCGCTTCTGGCCGCTGCTGGCGCTTACCGTCGCGCAGGGGTTTGCGCAGGGCTCCGGCAATCTGATGCTGCGCTCCATCGTCAGCGATCTGGCGGACGATCACCGGCTCAAGACCGGCAAGGAGCAGTCCGGTCTTCTGTTTTCGATCTTCAACGTCACCAACAATGCCGCGGCCGCCGCCGCCGTCGGCATCGCCTATCCGCTGATCGCCTTCTTCGGATTCACACCGGGTCGTGCCAATTCGCATGCCGCGCTGTCGGCTCTTGCCGTCCTGTTCGCGGTGGGACCGGCATTGGGTCATCTTTTCTCGGCCGTCCTGATCTGGCGCTTTCCGCTCGACGAGCGCCGCCATGCCGAACTGCGCATCGCGCTCGAAGAGCGCGGCCGTGCGGACTATCTCGGCCGAGCCGAACCTTTCCCTCAGGCCCTCAACTAG
- a CDS encoding TonB-dependent receptor, translated as MTSGAYAADAGVGDTVAPIVVANAAASAETIETIVVTGRHRAENNQDVPIPISLIAGDKLKLEHADRIADYADKVPNFSAVQQNTRVSQFSIRGLGGNASYDGVESGVGLIVDNVVFTHVGFSWFDFVDLDHVEVLRGPQGTLLGKNTTIGAVVITTQEPSFTPQADIEATYGNHDREQIRANVTAPIIDDELAFRLTVSGDKGNGWIKNNDNDDHLLNTDRWSVRGQLLFTPTSNFRDRLIIEHNQTDEINNYYPAVADPNYANGAVRVGWSKLLQGVFGYTPSFDLTKGASLDTQGITHSSVNGISNQFDWTVADHTITSITAFRSLRFRPYNDSDLSPLPIFRGGYDVDVSQYSQELRVASPVGQAFEYQGGVYLLHERVLSDNRDIFFSDASAFLLGNPAAPSAIMNGVEYDQAGRATTDSYAGFAQGTWHVTDAAAITGGLRYTWEHKAGGDDATSFGGATLTGVPLATRNAVIGSFGGLFSVAQKKDFGSVSWLINPSYKIDDNIFAYFSVSHGEKSGGINTTAAPGIPVIIKPERATDYEVGVKTTWLEGRLIANLNLYWNDISDYQASSAVTTGPTTKIFLANAARVRQRGVELETTYSLLDNLTISLSGAYNNATFVSYDDAPAPIELTNVTKSVDLSGYQLPGAPVWNGQLDINYEQPLDDDFTAFTYLNQSFRSKTSLYNPVSPYAYQDAYGLTNFGIGVKTSDGKYSLLLWSKNLADQRYLIGIGGASAITPVVGVLGDPRTFGVTFDAHVE; from the coding sequence ATGACATCCGGGGCGTATGCCGCAGATGCCGGCGTCGGTGACACCGTCGCGCCGATCGTGGTGGCCAATGCCGCCGCGTCGGCCGAAACCATCGAGACCATCGTGGTCACCGGCCGGCACCGTGCCGAGAACAACCAGGATGTCCCGATTCCGATTTCGCTGATCGCGGGCGACAAGCTGAAACTGGAGCATGCCGACCGTATCGCCGACTATGCGGACAAGGTGCCGAACTTTTCCGCGGTCCAGCAGAACACCCGCGTATCGCAATTCTCGATTCGCGGTCTCGGCGGCAACGCCAGTTACGACGGCGTCGAGTCGGGTGTCGGCCTGATCGTCGACAATGTCGTGTTCACCCATGTCGGCTTCAGCTGGTTCGACTTCGTCGATCTCGATCACGTGGAAGTCCTGCGCGGGCCGCAGGGCACGCTGCTCGGCAAGAACACCACCATCGGTGCCGTCGTCATCACGACACAGGAGCCGAGCTTCACGCCGCAGGCGGATATCGAAGCCACCTACGGCAATCACGACCGGGAACAGATCCGCGCCAATGTGACGGCGCCGATCATCGACGACGAACTGGCGTTTCGCCTGACCGTGTCGGGCGACAAGGGCAATGGCTGGATCAAGAACAACGACAACGACGATCACCTGCTCAACACCGACCGGTGGTCGGTGCGCGGCCAGTTGCTGTTCACGCCCACCAGCAATTTCCGCGATCGGCTGATCATCGAGCACAACCAGACCGACGAGATCAACAACTACTACCCCGCGGTCGCCGATCCGAACTACGCGAATGGCGCGGTGCGGGTGGGCTGGTCCAAGCTGCTGCAAGGCGTCTTCGGCTACACGCCGAGCTTCGACCTGACCAAGGGCGCGAGCCTCGATACGCAGGGGATCACCCATTCGTCCGTCAATGGCATATCCAACCAGTTCGACTGGACTGTCGCCGACCACACGATCACGTCGATCACGGCGTTCCGCAGTCTGCGCTTCCGGCCGTACAACGACTCCGACCTGTCGCCGCTCCCGATCTTCCGCGGCGGCTACGATGTGGACGTGTCGCAATATTCACAGGAATTGCGCGTCGCGTCGCCGGTGGGCCAGGCCTTCGAGTACCAGGGAGGCGTCTACCTGCTGCACGAGCGCGTGTTGAGCGACAACCGGGACATCTTCTTCTCGGATGCCTCCGCCTTCCTGTTGGGTAACCCGGCGGCACCGTCGGCGATCATGAACGGCGTGGAGTACGACCAGGCCGGTCGCGCCACGACGGACAGCTATGCCGGCTTCGCGCAGGGCACCTGGCACGTCACCGATGCCGCCGCGATCACCGGCGGCCTGCGCTACACCTGGGAGCACAAGGCAGGCGGCGACGACGCCACATCCTTCGGCGGCGCGACGCTGACTGGCGTGCCGCTCGCCACGCGCAATGCCGTCATCGGCAGCTTCGGCGGTCTGTTTTCCGTCGCCCAGAAGAAGGATTTCGGCTCGGTCTCCTGGCTGATCAATCCTTCCTATAAGATCGACGACAACATCTTCGCCTATTTCTCCGTGAGCCATGGCGAGAAGTCGGGCGGCATCAACACAACGGCCGCGCCGGGCATCCCGGTCATCATCAAACCGGAACGGGCCACCGACTACGAAGTCGGCGTCAAGACGACTTGGCTCGAGGGTCGACTGATCGCCAACCTCAACCTGTATTGGAACGACATCTCGGACTATCAGGCGTCCTCCGCCGTGACCACGGGACCGACGACCAAGATATTCCTCGCCAATGCGGCCCGGGTGCGCCAGCGCGGCGTCGAGCTGGAGACCACCTATTCTCTCCTCGACAACCTGACGATTTCGCTGAGCGGCGCTTACAACAATGCCACGTTCGTATCCTATGACGATGCGCCGGCGCCGATCGAGTTGACGAACGTCACCAAATCGGTGGACTTGTCCGGCTATCAGCTTCCGGGGGCGCCGGTATGGAATGGGCAGCTCGACATCAACTACGAGCAGCCGCTGGACGACGATTTCACCGCCTTTACCTATCTCAACCAGTCCTTCCGCTCGAAGACGTCGCTTTACAACCCGGTTTCGCCCTACGCCTACCAGGATGCCTACGGCCTGACCAATTTCGGCATCGGCGTGAAGACGAGCGATGGGAAATACTCGCTGCTCCTCTGGTCGAAGAATCTCGCCGACCAGCGCTATCTCATCGGCATCGGCGGCGCATCGGCCATCACGCCGGTCGTCGGCGTGCTGGGCGATCCACGCACCTTCGGCGTCACGTTCGACGCGCATGTGGAATAG
- a CDS encoding alpha/beta hydrolase fold domain-containing protein → MRQDAGWKEAAPETTGPSAEPRLAWQARDGQPAAEALQVSAQLACRAPQPFDDIEELRRRYEACRKPFVPAREAVDSVFHVHPRAGEGPPVSVIRPIASVDRKSMSAILFLHGGGWTAGTFEIYEPLCRQIANATDSIVVYVHYRLAPEHPFPAAFDDTRAALRWVHANRRWLGIDPDRIALAGDGAGGNLAAAACLAECNEATGYQPHRQILLYPCLDMSACMPSHKTPDAHGPLTAQMHRRYRQAYAAGHSKPGLWRLSPLFAYDVSRLPPSVILYAGFDRLRDEAVAYAGRLQESGVPVESLGFADMIHDFMLLGGALAAANVAVRRVAQAVAGLPAAKPRQKGFGSGTCALPTI, encoded by the coding sequence ATGAGGCAGGACGCCGGCTGGAAGGAGGCAGCCCCCGAAACCACCGGCCCGTCCGCGGAACCGCGCCTGGCTTGGCAGGCCCGTGACGGGCAGCCAGCTGCCGAAGCCTTGCAGGTGAGTGCGCAGCTGGCGTGCCGCGCGCCCCAACCGTTCGACGACATCGAGGAGCTGCGTCGGCGCTACGAGGCGTGTCGCAAACCCTTTGTGCCGGCCCGTGAGGCGGTCGATAGCGTCTTCCACGTCCACCCGCGCGCCGGCGAAGGGCCGCCGGTGAGTGTCATCCGCCCGATCGCAAGCGTGGATCGAAAAAGCATGTCCGCCATTCTGTTCCTGCACGGCGGCGGTTGGACGGCCGGCACGTTCGAGATCTATGAGCCGCTCTGCCGGCAGATTGCGAACGCGACCGACAGCATCGTCGTCTATGTTCACTACCGTCTGGCCCCCGAACACCCTTTCCCGGCCGCTTTCGACGATACGCGCGCCGCGCTGCGCTGGGTCCACGCGAACCGCCGCTGGCTGGGGATAGACCCCGACCGGATCGCCCTTGCCGGCGATGGCGCGGGCGGCAATCTCGCCGCCGCAGCCTGTCTGGCGGAATGCAACGAAGCGACGGGCTATCAGCCGCATCGCCAGATTCTGCTCTATCCTTGTCTCGACATGTCGGCCTGCATGCCGTCGCACAAGACCCCGGATGCGCACGGTCCGCTGACGGCACAGATGCACCGCCGGTATCGCCAGGCTTATGCTGCCGGCCACAGCAAGCCCGGCCTGTGGCGTCTATCGCCGCTTTTCGCCTATGACGTGAGCCGTCTGCCGCCGTCGGTCATCCTGTATGCCGGTTTCGACCGCTTGCGCGACGAAGCGGTCGCCTATGCCGGGCGATTGCAGGAGAGCGGCGTTCCGGTCGAATCGCTCGGGTTCGCCGATATGATCCACGACTTCATGCTCCTGGGGGGCGCACTTGCCGCTGCCAATGTCGCCGTACGACGCGTGGCGCAGGCTGTCGCCGGCCTGCCCGCGGCCAAACCTCGCCAGAAGGGGTTCGGTTCGGGCACCTGCGCGCTGCCGACCATCTAG